Proteins encoded by one window of Tunturibacter psychrotolerans:
- a CDS encoding glucose 1-dehydrogenase, which produces MNTLLKGQVAVVTGAGSGIGAAVAVALADAGATVVVNHPNVPAPAEEVVGKIKSNGGTAIALGADVSKEDEVIGMFRDIVAQFGTVDILVANAGLQRDSPFIKMSLADWQFVLNVNLTGQFLCAREATREFLRRGPDSSRSVATGKIICMSSVHQVIPWAGHCNYATSKGGIKLFMESIAQELAPHKIRVNAIGPGAIKTPINRVAWETPAAEAALRTLIPYDRVGVPEDIAKAAVWLASDESDYVTGTTLFVDGGMTLYPGFATGG; this is translated from the coding sequence ATGAATACATTGCTAAAAGGACAGGTCGCGGTCGTGACCGGGGCGGGTTCCGGTATCGGCGCAGCCGTTGCAGTTGCACTCGCAGATGCAGGTGCGACCGTCGTCGTCAATCATCCGAATGTCCCCGCGCCAGCGGAAGAGGTAGTCGGCAAAATCAAGAGTAACGGTGGCACCGCGATTGCTCTTGGGGCAGACGTTAGCAAAGAGGATGAGGTAATCGGGATGTTCCGCGATATCGTCGCGCAATTCGGAACCGTCGACATTCTCGTTGCCAATGCCGGTTTGCAGCGCGATTCACCTTTCATCAAAATGAGTCTCGCAGATTGGCAGTTCGTATTAAACGTCAACCTTACTGGACAATTCCTTTGTGCGAGAGAGGCGACGCGTGAGTTTCTGAGACGTGGTCCTGACTCTTCGCGATCTGTTGCGACGGGGAAGATCATCTGCATGAGCTCCGTACATCAGGTGATTCCTTGGGCTGGGCACTGCAACTATGCCACATCGAAGGGTGGCATCAAGCTCTTCATGGAGAGCATTGCGCAAGAGTTGGCCCCGCATAAGATTCGAGTCAACGCGATCGGACCAGGAGCAATCAAGACTCCCATCAATCGTGTGGCCTGGGAGACACCCGCTGCCGAGGCGGCGCTGCGCACACTCATTCCATACGACCGTGTAGGTGTTCCAGAGGATATCGCAAAGGCAGCCGTATGGCTGGCCTCCGATGAATCGGACTATGTGACCGGAACCACGCTCTTCGTCGACGGCGGAATGACCTTGTATCCGGGGTTTGCGACGGGCGGATAG
- a CDS encoding MIP/aquaporin family protein codes for MQNEQATYPVRELSPSATLADAIALHWPEYLFEGLELAAFMLSACAFGTLLFYSESRVVLWMPSAALRLVLMGIAMGGTAIAIILSPMGRRSGAHFNPVVSLTFFCLGKMHRLDALLYITSQFVGGAFGVVVARILIGPQLASPSVRYVVTVPGQYGVPLAFLAEFFMGLLTMTVVLQSSNRPRLSRITWLLVGLLVATYVIAFSPVSGFSLNPARTISSALFAGVWTAMWLYLTAPLLGMLLAASLYVLFSDPHAVLCAKIYHDLHSPCPFRCRFQRLAQPESSTSRL; via the coding sequence GTGCAGAACGAACAAGCAACGTATCCCGTGCGGGAACTTTCCCCGTCGGCCACCTTGGCAGACGCCATCGCGTTGCATTGGCCCGAGTATTTGTTCGAAGGCTTGGAACTGGCGGCTTTCATGCTTTCGGCTTGCGCTTTCGGTACGCTGCTGTTCTATTCCGAATCCCGAGTCGTTTTGTGGATGCCATCCGCTGCGCTTCGTCTCGTTCTCATGGGCATCGCGATGGGCGGTACTGCGATCGCGATCATTCTCTCTCCGATGGGGCGTCGATCCGGAGCGCATTTTAATCCTGTGGTGTCTTTGACTTTCTTCTGCCTAGGGAAGATGCACCGCTTGGACGCGCTTCTCTATATAACTTCTCAGTTTGTAGGAGGGGCATTTGGGGTAGTTGTTGCGAGGATTCTAATCGGCCCCCAGCTCGCCTCCCCGTCAGTACGCTATGTCGTCACAGTCCCTGGACAGTACGGCGTGCCTCTTGCCTTTCTGGCCGAGTTCTTTATGGGGCTGCTTACGATGACGGTGGTGCTTCAGAGCTCCAATCGTCCGCGTCTTTCACGCATCACCTGGTTGCTGGTTGGACTTTTGGTAGCGACGTATGTGATTGCATTCTCCCCGGTGTCCGGTTTTAGTCTCAATCCCGCTCGAACCATATCTTCGGCGCTCTTCGCCGGCGTGTGGACCGCGATGTGGCTTTACCTTACAGCTCCACTGTTGGGTATGCTTCTCGCGGCCTCACTTTATGTTCTCTTCTCCGACCCACATGCCGTCCTCTGCGCCAAGATCTATCACGACCTTCATAGTCCTTGTCCATTTCGCTGCCGTTTTCAAAGGCTTGCACAACCGGAGTCATCCACGTCTCGTTTGTGA
- a CDS encoding GMC family oxidoreductase — MAHQTRYDIIIIGTGAGGATLAKRLAPSGMKILILERGDYVPREKENWSSLEVNLKGHYLAKEKWRTKDGEVLEPHTNYNVGGNTKFFGAALFRLREVDFGEIRHEAGVSPAWPISYKDLESYYDEAEDLFEVRGERGVDPTDPPTTGPYPFPAISHEERLERLSADFSSMGLHPFHTPLGVRLDEQHRRTSRCIRCNTCDGFPCLIHAKSDAEMMCIEPTLRMYDNVTLLTKAKVASLKTGASGKEITGVLFEHDGEQVEMSADVVVVSCGAINSAALLLRSANNDHPNGLANRSGVVGRHYMGHTNSVVMALSLCPNPTTFQKTLSVNDFYQASSEWEYPMGHISFVGKLDLDTLKAGAPAIAPGWSLELMAKHSLDFWLTSEDLPDPENRVTINRAGEIVLSYTPNNLEAHKRLKHQLSKMMKITSCELHGSGCHQGLFDRNIFIGQQIPLAGVAHQNGTVRFGHDPLTSALDINCKAHDVDNLYVVDGSFFPSSGAVNPALTIVANALRVGDHLLERMHARKEVSKALQA, encoded by the coding sequence ATGGCACATCAAACGCGTTACGACATCATCATTATCGGTACAGGTGCAGGCGGAGCTACGCTGGCCAAACGCCTCGCGCCCTCAGGAATGAAGATTCTCATTCTTGAACGCGGCGACTATGTTCCGCGTGAGAAGGAAAACTGGAGCTCTCTGGAGGTCAACCTCAAGGGACACTATCTCGCCAAGGAGAAATGGCGCACGAAAGACGGGGAGGTCCTTGAACCTCATACCAACTACAACGTTGGTGGAAACACAAAATTCTTTGGTGCGGCTCTCTTTCGGTTGCGCGAAGTCGATTTTGGAGAGATCCGACATGAGGCGGGAGTATCGCCCGCGTGGCCCATTTCGTACAAAGATCTCGAATCCTACTATGATGAGGCCGAGGATCTGTTCGAGGTTCGTGGTGAACGCGGCGTCGATCCTACAGATCCGCCGACCACCGGCCCCTATCCCTTTCCCGCTATTTCACATGAGGAACGGCTCGAGAGATTGAGTGCCGATTTCTCGTCCATGGGCCTCCATCCGTTCCATACGCCCTTAGGCGTGCGCCTCGACGAGCAACACCGGCGCACGAGTCGCTGCATTCGATGCAACACATGTGATGGATTTCCTTGCCTGATCCATGCAAAATCCGATGCCGAGATGATGTGCATTGAGCCGACACTTCGGATGTACGACAATGTCACGCTCTTGACCAAAGCAAAGGTCGCTTCTCTCAAGACAGGCGCATCGGGTAAGGAGATTACTGGCGTCCTGTTTGAGCACGATGGGGAGCAAGTGGAGATGTCGGCAGATGTTGTCGTCGTCTCTTGCGGAGCGATCAACTCGGCCGCTCTATTGCTGCGATCGGCGAATAACGATCATCCAAACGGCCTGGCAAACCGCTCAGGCGTCGTTGGTCGGCACTACATGGGGCACACCAACTCGGTGGTCATGGCTCTCTCGCTCTGCCCCAATCCTACGACTTTTCAGAAGACGCTCTCGGTCAACGATTTCTATCAGGCGTCGAGTGAGTGGGAGTATCCGATGGGACACATCTCATTTGTCGGAAAACTGGATCTCGACACACTCAAGGCGGGAGCGCCGGCGATTGCTCCTGGCTGGAGTCTCGAGTTGATGGCGAAACACTCACTCGACTTCTGGCTTACGTCGGAAGACCTGCCCGACCCGGAGAATCGAGTCACGATCAACCGTGCGGGCGAGATCGTTCTAAGCTATACGCCGAACAACCTGGAGGCCCATAAGCGGCTGAAGCATCAGTTGTCGAAGATGATGAAGATCACCTCGTGCGAGCTTCATGGGTCTGGATGCCATCAGGGACTATTCGATAGGAACATCTTTATCGGCCAGCAAATTCCCCTTGCTGGGGTTGCCCACCAGAATGGTACCGTGCGCTTCGGCCATGATCCGCTGACGAGCGCACTAGACATCAATTGCAAGGCTCACGACGTCGACAATCTTTATGTAGTCGATGGGAGCTTTTTCCCTTCGAGTGGGGCGGTAAATCCTGCCTTGACCATCGTTGCAAACGCGCTGCGTGTTGGCGATCATTTGTTAGAGCGAATGCATGCGCGCAAGGAAGTGTCAAAGGCGTTGCAGGCATGA
- a CDS encoding VOC family protein yields the protein MKHLFLTLRWLVVCIVVVSGGRARASLRVTSVGCPSISTVSLDRAVRFYTKVLDFQLVKMEDSSSSARLAPAMSLETKARTAKLSLGDECLDITEYSSPIGKPFAGDSRANDLWFEHVAIVVSNMNEAYDRLKVAHVSFVSNVPQTLPAWNKDAGGISAFYFRDPDGHYLELIHFPSGKGQPKWQKPSTKTFLGIDHTAIAVSDTERSVAFYRDGLHFRVTGSSENYGEQQEHLSGVFNAHVLITSLRTESGIGVELLDYVTPTSGRPIPSNLRVTDVARWQIPLEVAPGPESVNAIEDLSRTHWIKLPARDGTDQEAVWVKDPDGHLLELIKRGAHMEPVKQ from the coding sequence ATGAAGCACTTATTTCTGACATTGCGTTGGCTAGTTGTTTGCATTGTGGTCGTCAGCGGTGGGCGCGCCAGGGCGTCGCTTCGTGTGACCAGCGTAGGTTGTCCCTCGATCTCGACGGTCTCACTCGATCGCGCAGTCAGGTTCTACACAAAGGTGCTCGACTTTCAGCTTGTGAAGATGGAGGACTCGTCGAGTTCAGCGCGGCTCGCGCCTGCCATGTCGCTCGAAACGAAGGCCAGGACTGCGAAGCTTTCACTTGGCGACGAATGCCTGGACATCACAGAGTACAGTTCGCCGATAGGCAAACCGTTTGCTGGTGATTCACGCGCGAATGATCTCTGGTTCGAGCATGTAGCCATCGTGGTCTCAAACATGAATGAGGCTTATGACCGACTTAAAGTAGCGCACGTTAGCTTTGTCTCGAACGTTCCTCAAACCCTACCGGCATGGAACAAAGATGCGGGAGGCATATCGGCATTTTATTTTCGCGATCCGGATGGACACTATCTGGAGCTGATCCATTTTCCATCCGGTAAGGGACAGCCGAAGTGGCAAAAGCCGTCAACGAAGACATTCTTGGGTATAGACCATACTGCGATTGCCGTTTCTGACACTGAGAGGAGCGTCGCTTTTTATCGCGACGGTCTTCATTTCCGAGTCACTGGAAGCAGCGAGAACTACGGAGAGCAACAAGAGCATCTCAGCGGGGTGTTCAACGCCCATGTTCTCATCACCAGCCTTCGTACCGAATCAGGTATCGGAGTAGAGCTTCTTGATTACGTAACTCCGACCTCCGGCCGTCCGATCCCTTCCAACCTTCGCGTAACCGATGTCGCTCGCTGGCAAATCCCGTTGGAGGTCGCACCGGGGCCAGAATCTGTCAACGCGATTGAAGACCTTTCACGCACACACTGGATCAAATTACCTGCCCGTGACGGAACTGATCAGGAAGCCGTGTGGGTTAAAGATCCTGACGGCCATCTACTGGAATTGATCAAGCGGGGCGCTCATATGGAGCCTGTCAAACAATGA
- a CDS encoding MGH1-like glycoside hydrolase domain-containing protein: MINEKKSAEVDNPEQTRLEQSRRKEKHWKRWGPYLSERAWGTVREDYSVNGTAWDSFPHDHARSRAYRWNEDGLGGICDNHQNLCFALALWNGHDPIVKERLFGLTGSEGNHGEDVKEYYFYVDSTPTHSYMKFLYKYPQSAFPYNELVSENARRGKHEPEFELLDTGVFDEDRYFDVQVEYAKADVDDIAIRITITNRGTDAASLDVLPTLWFRNTWSWNGGEEVPQIRVVKNKSGRSQFLAMKAEFDSYGLSFEGSPDLLFTENETNYERLYGSSNRSFTKDGINDVVVSGRMQAVNPENCGSKAAARYKVSLQGGQSAVLRLRLTKGDGLTDAFNGFDAIFQARVSEADDYYAAIIPAELNDDERNVMRQSLAGLLWSKQFYHYVIKEWLEGDPKQPPPPSERNTGRNSSWGHLYNADVLSMPDKWEYPWFAAWDLAFHCIALSIVDADFAKSQLSLMLREWYMHPNGQLPAYEWAFGDVNPPVHAWAVWRVYRIEERRRGSGDLNFLESAFHKLLLNFTWWVNQKDADGLNVFEGGFLGLDNIGVFDRSSPLPVAGLIEQSDGTSWMAMYTLNMLTIASELARYNPAYEDVASKFWEHFLYIAHAMTHICVDGKGLWDSEDGFFYDVLYSKSGDWERMKVRSLVGLTPLFAVDTLESADLDRMPDFTRRLNWFVKNRPDLTSNVARMHGGQNDRLLLSIIDEERLRAILRFMLDENEFLSPYGVRALSRTHLESPYIKHVGDTEYRVDYEPAESTSGLFGGNSNWRGPIWFPMNYLIIESLQKYHFYYGDSFKVECPTGSGTLMTLAQVSVELSNRLSAIFLKNEAGRRPVYGSIEKFQRDPHWKDLLLFFEYFHGDHGSGVGASHQTGWTGLVAKLLQQSGGQKPVASTHR, encoded by the coding sequence ATGATCAATGAAAAGAAGAGTGCGGAAGTAGACAACCCCGAACAAACCCGTTTAGAGCAGTCAAGGCGGAAAGAAAAGCACTGGAAACGGTGGGGACCCTACCTCAGTGAACGTGCATGGGGAACAGTGCGTGAAGACTATAGCGTCAATGGAACCGCCTGGGACTCGTTTCCGCACGATCACGCACGATCACGAGCATACCGTTGGAATGAAGACGGTCTAGGCGGAATCTGCGACAACCACCAAAACCTTTGCTTCGCACTGGCCCTTTGGAATGGCCATGATCCGATTGTGAAGGAGCGGCTATTCGGTTTGACTGGCAGCGAGGGAAATCATGGCGAAGACGTGAAGGAGTATTACTTCTATGTCGATTCGACCCCAACGCATTCCTACATGAAGTTTCTCTACAAATATCCGCAAAGTGCATTCCCATACAACGAACTTGTGAGCGAGAACGCTCGGCGTGGAAAGCATGAGCCCGAATTCGAATTGCTTGACACTGGTGTCTTTGACGAGGACCGATACTTTGACGTTCAAGTGGAATACGCGAAAGCGGATGTCGACGACATAGCGATTCGGATTACGATAACCAATCGCGGAACCGATGCAGCATCTCTCGATGTGCTCCCCACGCTCTGGTTCCGGAATACGTGGTCTTGGAATGGAGGTGAGGAGGTACCTCAGATCAGAGTCGTGAAGAACAAGTCAGGGCGATCTCAATTCCTTGCAATGAAGGCTGAGTTCGATTCCTATGGGTTGTCTTTTGAAGGCAGTCCAGATCTGTTGTTTACCGAGAATGAGACAAACTACGAACGCTTATACGGTTCTTCAAACCGTTCATTCACCAAAGATGGCATCAATGATGTTGTCGTTAGCGGACGGATGCAGGCTGTCAATCCGGAGAATTGCGGCAGCAAAGCCGCCGCGCGTTATAAAGTGAGCCTCCAGGGCGGACAATCAGCGGTTTTGCGTCTCCGACTAACCAAAGGCGATGGCCTGACCGACGCGTTCAATGGCTTCGACGCGATCTTTCAAGCGCGAGTCTCAGAAGCCGACGATTACTATGCAGCTATCATCCCTGCAGAACTCAATGATGACGAACGAAATGTCATGCGTCAGTCCCTTGCGGGCCTGTTGTGGTCCAAACAGTTCTATCACTACGTCATCAAAGAGTGGCTGGAAGGCGATCCGAAGCAGCCGCCTCCTCCATCCGAGCGAAATACAGGTCGCAACTCCAGTTGGGGTCATCTCTACAACGCAGATGTCCTCTCGATGCCAGACAAATGGGAATACCCGTGGTTCGCGGCCTGGGATCTCGCATTTCATTGCATTGCGCTTTCGATCGTCGATGCGGATTTCGCGAAGAGCCAACTATCGCTGATGTTGCGCGAGTGGTACATGCACCCGAACGGGCAGCTACCCGCTTATGAATGGGCTTTCGGAGATGTGAACCCGCCGGTGCATGCCTGGGCTGTGTGGAGGGTATATCGAATCGAAGAACGACGCAGAGGCTCAGGTGATCTTAACTTCCTTGAGTCTGCATTTCACAAACTCCTGCTGAACTTTACCTGGTGGGTAAATCAGAAGGACGCCGATGGTCTGAACGTCTTTGAAGGAGGATTCCTCGGCCTCGACAATATTGGAGTCTTTGATCGAAGCTCCCCGCTTCCGGTGGCTGGTTTGATCGAACAGTCCGACGGCACGAGCTGGATGGCCATGTACACCCTCAACATGCTTACCATCGCTTCTGAGTTGGCGCGGTACAATCCTGCCTACGAAGACGTAGCCAGCAAGTTCTGGGAGCACTTCCTCTACATCGCCCACGCAATGACTCATATCTGCGTCGACGGAAAGGGGCTTTGGGATAGTGAAGACGGTTTCTTCTACGACGTCTTGTACTCGAAGAGTGGTGATTGGGAACGGATGAAGGTGAGATCTCTGGTGGGTCTGACGCCCTTGTTCGCCGTGGACACTTTGGAATCGGCCGATCTTGACAGGATGCCAGACTTTACGCGCCGACTCAACTGGTTCGTCAAGAATCGGCCTGATCTCACTTCAAATGTCGCGCGTATGCATGGCGGCCAAAATGATCGTCTCCTCCTATCAATCATCGACGAAGAGCGCCTTCGCGCAATTCTTCGCTTTATGTTGGACGAAAACGAATTTCTATCCCCATATGGAGTGCGAGCATTGTCACGGACTCACCTCGAATCCCCGTACATCAAGCACGTCGGTGACACAGAGTATCGAGTCGACTATGAACCCGCTGAGTCCACTTCTGGACTATTCGGTGGCAATTCCAACTGGCGGGGTCCGATTTGGTTCCCCATGAACTATCTCATCATTGAGTCGCTGCAGAAATACCACTTCTATTACGGTGACAGCTTCAAAGTGGAGTGCCCCACCGGCTCCGGCACGCTGATGACTCTCGCGCAAGTCTCGGTTGAGCTATCAAACCGTCTGAGCGCCATCTTTTTGAAGAATGAAGCCGGCCGGCGTCCAGTCTATGGGTCCATAGAGAAATTTCAACGCGACCCACATTGGAAAGATCTTCTGCTCTTCTTTGAGTACTTTCATGGTGACCACGGGTCGGGTGTGGGCGCAAGTCATCAGACCGGGTGGACCGGGCTCGTGGCTAAACTCTTGCAACAAAGCGGTGGCCAAAAACCTGTCGCGAGCACGCACAGATAG
- a CDS encoding MBL fold metallo-hydrolase: MHIDHEGGLTSNGIRAFPNAVLHADDREADYWLNPENEKRALDSAARHPSDQQAKFVENNIVETRKAIQPYIDAAHFKWFHGGEELLPGLRAISAAGHTPGHTMFALESDGARILFWGDIVHVAEVQLTTPQTTILFDSDPTQARAERFKMLKEVGSQRDLIAGSHLPFPGVGHIRMSQQDFTFLPLNFIGEPSNDK; encoded by the coding sequence ATGCATATCGACCATGAGGGCGGATTGACTAGCAATGGGATAAGAGCGTTTCCTAACGCGGTCCTCCATGCCGATGACAGAGAGGCAGACTACTGGTTGAATCCGGAGAACGAGAAGCGGGCGTTGGATAGCGCCGCCAGGCATCCGTCAGACCAACAGGCCAAGTTCGTCGAAAACAACATCGTCGAGACCCGTAAAGCGATACAGCCTTACATCGACGCGGCCCACTTCAAGTGGTTCCACGGTGGAGAGGAGCTATTGCCTGGCCTGCGTGCGATAAGCGCTGCCGGTCACACACCCGGGCATACCATGTTCGCTCTGGAGAGCGACGGTGCTCGAATTCTATTTTGGGGTGACATCGTTCACGTGGCCGAGGTGCAACTCACCACGCCCCAAACAACAATCCTGTTCGATAGTGATCCGACACAAGCCCGAGCGGAACGTTTCAAGATGCTAAAAGAGGTTGGCTCTCAGAGGGATCTGATCGCCGGCTCCCATTTACCGTTTCCTGGCGTCGGCCATATACGGATGTCACAACAAGATTTTACGTTCCTACCGCTCAACTTTATCGGAGAACCAAGCAACGATAAGTGA
- a CDS encoding outer membrane beta-barrel protein: MTGRDDSGADRKTYTLGRYPEDQKPLLGRDALSDWGQKHRVRSFGWLDGGFTSVSNASGLVVEAPIPNRFSNQFMLDAAWLVLERSTTKRLSWGFRTDFYAGSDAALLRSQNHFGPTGPRWGTEFRQAYIKLHTPILFREGIDWTAGKINIPTGVETTLSPYNQLYSRGYFWTHDGSSGTALFATAHTNSQTDIVLGTTMGYNTSFILRGRAPSYLAKLIYHPTTERKQQYLVTVYTGPKPLAAASNHVGTWQTLAELQAREVWAPRFNQAFEVGYFSDPHDPANRGHNSGSRDVFVISSYELNRIAALQTRLEWFADPHGARAAVPGTYGEATAGITLRPKPWFEFRPEIRGDFSGQHSFGAADSPIRHRNELSAGFELLLKGRIF, translated from the coding sequence ATGACCGGGCGTGACGACTCTGGCGCGGATCGGAAAACCTATACCCTCGGCAGGTACCCAGAAGATCAGAAGCCGTTGTTGGGTCGGGATGCCCTTTCCGACTGGGGACAGAAACACAGGGTTCGTTCATTTGGATGGCTGGATGGTGGATTCACTTCGGTTAGCAACGCCAGCGGGCTTGTGGTCGAAGCCCCGATACCGAATCGCTTCAGTAACCAGTTCATGCTCGACGCTGCGTGGCTAGTTTTGGAACGATCGACCACCAAGAGACTCTCGTGGGGATTTCGAACCGATTTTTACGCAGGTTCCGACGCTGCTCTCCTGCGCTCGCAGAACCATTTTGGACCGACCGGCCCGCGATGGGGTACCGAATTCCGCCAAGCTTACATTAAACTGCACACGCCGATTCTGTTTCGGGAAGGGATCGATTGGACCGCCGGAAAAATCAACATTCCCACGGGTGTCGAGACGACGCTTTCACCCTACAACCAGCTCTATTCCCGCGGCTATTTCTGGACGCATGATGGTTCGAGTGGAACCGCGCTATTTGCAACCGCCCACACTAACTCGCAAACCGATATCGTCCTAGGAACGACGATGGGCTACAACACATCCTTCATTCTTCGCGGGCGCGCTCCCAGCTATCTGGCCAAACTTATTTATCATCCGACGACCGAGAGGAAACAACAATATCTTGTAACCGTCTATACGGGGCCGAAGCCTCTAGCTGCGGCATCAAACCACGTTGGGACCTGGCAGACACTTGCTGAACTGCAGGCGCGCGAGGTATGGGCCCCTCGTTTCAATCAGGCTTTCGAGGTTGGGTACTTTTCTGATCCGCATGACCCGGCCAACCGAGGACACAACTCGGGGAGCCGGGATGTGTTCGTTATCTCGTCTTATGAACTGAATCGGATTGCCGCGTTGCAGACGCGGTTGGAATGGTTTGCCGATCCTCACGGAGCAAGAGCCGCGGTTCCGGGCACCTACGGAGAAGCAACCGCGGGTATTACGCTGCGCCCCAAACCGTGGTTCGAGTTTCGCCCTGAGATCAGGGGAGACTTTTCCGGGCAGCATTCGTTTGGAGCCGCAGACTCGCCTATCCGGCATCGCAACGAATTGAGCGCTGGGTTCGAGCTGCTTCTCAAGGGCCGAATCTTTTGA
- a CDS encoding DUF4331 family protein, translated as MSHHFDTKLAKEDPSLNVCDFYLFEGAPGHTVMAMTVNPDAGLSVPDVLHKEGLYAFRFDLNGDSHEDVTFNLQFGDARHADGEEHTHIQSYKVRRATGKDAARSAAGEVLIEGETEKVETKNGVRAYVGLAPDLFAGDAVAIIGWIKTYYKEKRYDASHFQNRKNFFGHRNVTAIVLEVPNELIGKGKVHAWATSSLYGHAPEMQVQRWGLPLYTHIFLTDPSKPELIDKFNAAGPAEDIANYAGVTAEFAENMSTYAGSVVNPSEYGKQVVARLLPCALPYELGTEAAFDQAAFNGRPLGDDVMDIMLQLASNTPLADGVAPDLSRTRKEFPYFGAAYTKEEQVGVVPVPRPTK; from the coding sequence ATGTCGCATCATTTCGATACAAAACTTGCGAAAGAGGATCCAAGCCTAAACGTCTGCGATTTCTATCTCTTCGAGGGCGCACCCGGTCACACGGTGATGGCTATGACAGTCAATCCGGATGCAGGTCTGTCTGTGCCAGATGTTCTCCATAAAGAAGGCCTATACGCCTTTCGGTTCGACCTGAATGGTGACTCGCACGAGGACGTGACGTTCAACCTCCAGTTCGGTGATGCTCGTCACGCCGATGGTGAAGAGCACACCCACATTCAGAGTTACAAGGTTCGCAGAGCAACGGGCAAAGATGCCGCTCGCAGTGCCGCGGGTGAAGTCCTGATTGAGGGTGAGACCGAGAAGGTCGAGACCAAGAATGGTGTTCGTGCCTATGTTGGGTTGGCGCCAGATCTATTCGCTGGCGACGCTGTTGCCATCATCGGCTGGATCAAGACGTACTACAAAGAAAAGCGGTATGACGCCAGCCACTTCCAAAATCGGAAAAATTTCTTCGGTCACCGGAACGTCACTGCAATCGTTCTAGAGGTTCCAAACGAGCTCATCGGAAAGGGCAAAGTACATGCGTGGGCCACATCGTCGCTATATGGGCATGCGCCGGAAATGCAGGTACAGCGGTGGGGACTGCCGTTGTACACCCACATCTTCCTGACCGATCCTTCAAAGCCAGAACTGATCGACAAGTTCAACGCCGCAGGACCAGCCGAGGACATTGCGAACTACGCCGGCGTGACCGCTGAGTTCGCCGAAAACATGTCGACCTATGCAGGGTCGGTGGTCAATCCATCCGAATACGGGAAGCAGGTCGTAGCCCGCCTTCTTCCCTGCGCCCTTCCTTATGAACTCGGCACAGAAGCTGCATTCGATCAGGCAGCTTTCAACGGTCGGCCATTGGGTGATGACGTCATGGACATCATGCTGCAGTTGGCATCGAACACTCCACTTGCAGATGGCGTCGCCCCAGACCTCAGCCGCACCCGGAAGGAATTCCCCTACTTCGGTGCCGCCTACACGAAGGAAGAACAAGTCGGAGTCGTTCCCGTTCCGCGTCCCACCAAATAG
- a CDS encoding MIP/aquaporin family protein: protein MFCICLFGTILYCNTSPMARFALSRAENAAIMGVGVAGATLLIVRSPFGRRSGAHFNPAISLTYLWLGRMHRWDALSYVAAHFSGALCGVFLARQLLGLSLSSDPVHYVVTVPGSYGRAAAFIAEFLLSALLMCVVLFATNHRTLARFSPLFVAAVTVFYFAICSSISGFSVNPARTLSSAIFAWIWWGIWIYFIAPCLGMLAAAGIYIRTFGPSRIYCAKVFHDMHSTCPFPCRFARLEHER from the coding sequence ATGTTCTGCATCTGTCTCTTCGGGACAATTCTCTATTGCAATACGTCTCCCATGGCGCGCTTTGCTCTCTCGCGGGCCGAAAACGCTGCGATTATGGGAGTGGGTGTTGCAGGGGCGACATTGCTTATCGTTCGATCACCGTTTGGCAGACGTTCAGGAGCGCATTTCAATCCCGCGATTAGTCTGACCTACCTCTGGCTTGGTCGAATGCACCGTTGGGATGCTCTTTCGTACGTCGCGGCTCATTTTTCAGGAGCTCTGTGCGGGGTGTTCCTTGCCCGTCAATTACTTGGGCTTTCTCTATCATCCGACCCAGTTCACTATGTTGTTACCGTACCAGGAAGCTACGGGCGGGCAGCCGCCTTCATCGCGGAGTTTCTGTTGTCCGCGTTGCTAATGTGTGTCGTGCTCTTTGCCACGAACCATCGGACCCTGGCACGCTTTAGTCCGCTCTTTGTTGCCGCGGTCACTGTCTTTTATTTTGCTATATGCTCCTCCATCTCGGGCTTCAGCGTAAATCCCGCTAGAACCCTCTCATCGGCGATCTTTGCCTGGATCTGGTGGGGGATCTGGATATACTTCATCGCTCCTTGTCTCGGAATGTTAGCGGCCGCAGGTATTTACATCCGCACCTTTGGACCGAGCCGAATTTATTGTGCGAAGGTGTTCCACGATATGCACTCAACCTGCCCGTTTCCATGCCGATTTGCACGTCTCGAGCATGAAAGGTAG